One Xyrauchen texanus isolate HMW12.3.18 chromosome 44, RBS_HiC_50CHRs, whole genome shotgun sequence DNA segment encodes these proteins:
- the LOC127637120 gene encoding Kv channel-interacting protein 1-like isoform X2, whose protein sequence is MGAVVGTLTLQTRQRQPNRDKVDDELEMTMVCHRPEGLEQLEAQTNFTKQELQVLYRGFKNECPSGVVNEETFKHIYAQFFPHGDASTYAHYLFNAFDTRNDGLIKFEDFVMGLSTLLRGTVRDKLEWTFHLYDINKDGFINKEEMTEIVRAIYDMMGKYTYPALKGDVPKQHVDAFFEKMDKNKDGVVTLEEFVLACQEDENMMRSMQLFENVM, encoded by the exons ataaAGTAGATGATGAATTGGAGATGACGATGGTCTGTCACCGGCCGGAGGGTCTTGAGCAGCTCGAAGCACAGACGAATTTCACCAAGCAAGAGCTACAAGTCCTTTATAGAGGCTTCAAAAAT GAGTGTCCAAGTGGAGTGGTGAATGAGGAGACCTTTAAACACATTTACGCACAGTTTTTTCCACATGGCG ATGCCAGCACGTATGCACATTATCTCTTCAATGCATTTGACACCAGAAATGATGGATTAATAAAGTTTGAG gactttgtgatgggaTTATCTACCCTATTGCGGGGGACGGTCAGAGATAAACTTgagtggacatttcatctctaTGACATTAACAAAGATGGATTTATCAACAAGGAG GAAATGACGGAGATAGTTAGAGCCATTTATGACATGATGGGGAAGTACACTTATCCGGCTTTAAAAGGAGATGTACCAAAGCAACACGTGGATGCTTTCTTTGAG aaaatggacaaaaacaaagATGGAGTTGTAACATTAGAGGAGTTCGTCCTTGCCTGTCAGGAA GATGAAAATATGATGAGATCCATGCAGCTCTTtgaaaatgtgatgtaa
- the LOC127637120 gene encoding Kv channel-interacting protein 1-like isoform X3, whose product MGVVFGTFSIQNKQVNYRTDKVDDELEMTMVCHRPEGLEQLEAQTNFTKQELQVLYRGFKNECPSGVVNEETFKHIYAQFFPHGDASTYAHYLFNAFDTRNDGLIKFEDFVMGLSTLLRGTVRDKLEWTFHLYDINKDGFINKEEMTEIVRAIYDMMGKYTYPALKGDVPKQHVDAFFEKMDKNKDGVVTLEEFVLACQEDENMMRSMQLFENVM is encoded by the exons ataaAGTAGATGATGAATTGGAGATGACGATGGTCTGTCACCGGCCGGAGGGTCTTGAGCAGCTCGAAGCACAGACGAATTTCACCAAGCAAGAGCTACAAGTCCTTTATAGAGGCTTCAAAAAT GAGTGTCCAAGTGGAGTGGTGAATGAGGAGACCTTTAAACACATTTACGCACAGTTTTTTCCACATGGCG ATGCCAGCACGTATGCACATTATCTCTTCAATGCATTTGACACCAGAAATGATGGATTAATAAAGTTTGAG gactttgtgatgggaTTATCTACCCTATTGCGGGGGACGGTCAGAGATAAACTTgagtggacatttcatctctaTGACATTAACAAAGATGGATTTATCAACAAGGAG GAAATGACGGAGATAGTTAGAGCCATTTATGACATGATGGGGAAGTACACTTATCCGGCTTTAAAAGGAGATGTACCAAAGCAACACGTGGATGCTTTCTTTGAG aaaatggacaaaaacaaagATGGAGTTGTAACATTAGAGGAGTTCGTCCTTGCCTGTCAGGAA GATGAAAATATGATGAGATCCATGCAGCTCTTtgaaaatgtgatgtaa
- the LOC127637117 gene encoding nucleophosmin-like, with product MGVINTMCVPTCTRQHGSSVYIQTAEMDSEQMGPQIFLYGCELKAGKDIIFNPEDDDFEHQLSVRMACVDPSTKDELNVVEIEGRDLEGQKVKAVLATLKPSTFPSVCLGGLEITPPVVFRLRSGSGPVHISGQHLVIMGGDQSFDEEEEEEEEEEEEEEELKISKKRPAPLALKPSKKMKMDEEDDDEDEDEEDDESEEETPVKKQPSKPQSPAQNGKGSKPRTPTAKQNKTPDKNKNGDKKTQSPKTPQTPRTPLTIQEMKTKMMASVEKGVSLPKLQLKFENYVRNSFKNDDAKVIKELWKWRQTVKEKN from the exons ATGGGCGTGATTAACACAATGTGTGTCCCAACTTGTACTCGACAGCACGGCAGTTCAGTTTACATTCAGACTGCAGAGATGGATTCAGAACAAATGGGTCCCCAGATCTTCCTTTACG GCTGTGAGCTCAAGGCAGGAAAGGATATCATTTTTAACCCAGAGGATGACGATTTTGAACATCAGTTATCAGTCAGAATG GCCTGTGTTGATCCCTCAACAAAAGATGAATTGAATGTTGTGGAGATCGAAGGGCGTGACTTAGAGGGTCAGAAGGTCAAAGCAGTGCTGGCCACACTCAAACCTTCCACTTTTCCCAGT GTGTGTTTGGGCGGCCTTGAGATCACTCCACCTGTTGTGTTCAGACTACGCAGTGGTTCTGGCCCAGTTCACATCAGTGGACAGCATCTTGTTA TCATGGGTGGAGATCAGTCctttgatgaggaggaggaggaggaggaagaggaagaagaagaagaagaagagttaAAGATTTCTAAGAAGCGGCCAGCACCTTTGGCCCTGAAGCCTTCA AAAAAAATGAAGATGGATGAagaggatgatgatgaagatga GGATGAGGAGGATGATGAAAGCGAAGAAGAGACACCTGTAAAG AAGCAACCATCCAAACCACAGTCCCCAGCACAGAATGGAAAAGGATCCAAGCCCAGGACACCAACTGCTAAACAG AACAAAACTccagataaaaacaaaaatggcgaCAAGAAAACACAGTCACCCAAAACACCACAGACCCCTCGAACACCGCTCACAATACAGGAGATGAAGACCAAGATGATGGCGAGTGTTGAAAAG ggtGTATCACTACCAAAACTACAGCTGAAGTTCGAGAACTATGTTAGGAACAGCTTCAAAAACGACGATGCAAAG GTCATTAAGGAGCTGTGGAAGTGGAGGCAAACTGTCAAAGAGAAGAACTAA